A region of Mammaliicoccus sp. Dog046 DNA encodes the following proteins:
- the hisH gene encoding imidazole glycerol phosphate synthase subunit HisH, which translates to MIAIVDYGLGNIKNIKRALLHLGYDAVLTSDKETILNSSHVILPGVGHFKDAMIQLQKSGLDQVIQEIKDTHRIIGICLGMQVLFEFSEEGATKGLGILQGKVIPIESPYPVPHLGWNNLNSEHPLLDGDVYFIHSYHVSTPLPIVATADYGQDITAIVQQNNVIGIQFHPEKSGEYGLKILDQALKEGFLND; encoded by the coding sequence ATGATCGCTATTGTTGATTACGGTTTAGGTAATATCAAAAACATTAAACGTGCGTTACTACATTTAGGATATGACGCAGTACTCACATCTGATAAAGAAACGATATTAAACAGTTCACATGTCATTCTTCCTGGTGTCGGTCATTTTAAAGATGCCATGATCCAATTACAAAAAAGTGGTCTAGATCAAGTTATACAAGAAATCAAAGATACACATCGTATCATCGGTATTTGTTTAGGTATGCAAGTCTTATTCGAATTTAGTGAAGAAGGTGCTACTAAAGGTCTTGGCATCTTACAAGGTAAAGTCATTCCTATTGAAAGCCCCTATCCTGTACCTCACTTAGGTTGGAACAATTTAAATAGTGAACATCCTTTATTAGATGGCGATGTTTACTTTATACATTCATATCATGTGTCAACGCCATTACCGATTGTTGCTACAGCTGATTATGGACAAGATATAACAGCAATTGTGCAACAGAATAATGTTATCGGCATTCAATTTCATCCAGAAAAAAGCGGTGAATATGGACTTAAAATACTAGATCAAGCATTGAAAGAAGGGTTTTTAAATGATTGA
- the hisB gene encoding imidazoleglycerol-phosphate dehydratase HisB, with product MTYQKARATKETDINISLNFSNEPSQINTGVGFLDHMLTLFSFHSGIQLNIEVDGDTYVDDHHTVEDIGIVIGQLLLEAIKDQPSFTRYGSFYIPMDETLARVVTDISGRPYLSFNATFSREKVGTFDTELVEEFFRALVINARLTTHVDLIRGGNTHHEIEAIFKAFARSLKIALSKSDVDGVPSSKGVIE from the coding sequence ATGACTTATCAAAAAGCAAGAGCAACTAAAGAAACAGATATTAACATTTCATTAAACTTTAGCAATGAGCCATCTCAAATTAATACTGGTGTAGGATTTTTAGACCACATGTTAACGTTATTTAGCTTTCACAGTGGCATTCAATTGAACATTGAAGTTGATGGTGACACATATGTCGATGACCACCACACAGTAGAAGATATCGGCATTGTTATTGGTCAACTACTGTTAGAAGCGATTAAAGACCAACCTTCTTTCACTAGATATGGTTCTTTCTATATTCCAATGGACGAAACATTAGCACGTGTTGTAACTGATATAAGCGGCCGTCCATACTTATCATTTAATGCTACTTTTTCACGTGAAAAAGTTGGTACATTCGATACTGAACTTGTTGAAGAATTCTTTAGAGCGCTCGTAATTAATGCAAGACTTACAACACATGTCGACCTAATCAGAGGCGGCAATACACACCATGAAATTGAAGCAATCTTTAAAGCTTTTGCTAGAAGTTTAAAAATTGCTTTAAGCAAAAGTGATGTCGATGGTGTTCCTTCGTCTAAGGGCGTGATTGAATAA
- a CDS encoding histidinol-phosphate transaminase — MIRINKNESPIPALNPEILTDIITKAEFNFYPDEEYDAFINAYANYYQLSPTQVSAANGSDEWIQKCMIALPEGPVLTLNPDFFMYTAYANQINRPIHYVDAEDDYTFSLSKIKKEINRLKPAFFIMSVPHNPSGIQYSKAFLDEIGDLMKAVGGYFIIDEAYLDFGDAYQIEHQDHIIQIRTLSKAFAIAGLRVGMVISTEKTIQQLNRIAHPYPLNTLTLNIATALFSDKQLVNQLLQRQRALCEKLRNIFEKNVSDIIHVIPSKTNFVLTYGDYANDLGQYINDHGFLPRFYNEENMKQTVRYSIATESQLDELEQIVLEWRKEYDLSKSKSN; from the coding sequence ATGATCAGAATTAATAAGAATGAAAGCCCTATTCCGGCTTTAAATCCAGAAATATTAACCGATATTATCACGAAAGCAGAATTTAATTTTTATCCAGATGAAGAATATGATGCTTTCATAAATGCATATGCAAATTATTATCAATTATCACCGACACAAGTATCAGCAGCAAACGGTTCTGACGAATGGATACAAAAATGTATGATCGCTTTACCAGAAGGTCCTGTTCTTACACTTAATCCAGATTTCTTTATGTATACGGCATATGCGAATCAAATCAATCGCCCTATTCATTATGTTGATGCTGAAGATGATTATACATTCTCATTATCAAAAATAAAAAAAGAAATTAATCGTCTCAAGCCGGCATTTTTTATTATGAGCGTCCCTCATAACCCATCAGGTATTCAATATTCAAAAGCATTTTTAGATGAAATTGGAGATTTAATGAAAGCTGTTGGTGGTTATTTCATTATTGATGAAGCTTATTTAGATTTCGGTGATGCATATCAAATTGAGCATCAAGATCACATTATTCAAATAAGAACATTAAGTAAAGCATTTGCAATTGCTGGTTTAAGAGTTGGTATGGTAATTTCAACTGAAAAAACAATTCAACAATTAAATCGTATTGCTCATCCTTATCCTTTAAATACATTAACGTTAAATATAGCAACAGCATTATTTTCAGATAAGCAACTCGTGAACCAATTATTACAACGTCAAAGAGCTTTGTGTGAGAAGCTTAGAAATATATTCGAAAAAAATGTGAGTGATATTATACATGTCATTCCTTCTAAAACGAATTTCGTATTAACTTACGGTGATTATGCGAACGACTTAGGTCAATATATCAATGACCACGGATTTTTACCTCGATTTTATAACGAAGAAAATATGAAACAAACCGTTCGTTATTCTATCGCAACTGAATCACAATTAGATGAACTAGAACAAATCGTACTTGAGTGGAGGAAAGAATATGACTTATCAAAAAGCAAGAGCAACTAA
- the hisD gene encoding histidinol dehydrogenase, protein MLSKSEFFTQFNKDTKSDEQNTEIVKNIIQNVKENKDEALFKYNQQFDKVDLTQLEVPQQEIRNSINLISDELKEALLKSHEQIKSFQQKIKHENVTTGQTYQLYHPIEKVGIYVPGGKASYPSTVLMTATLAKVANVKEIIVVTPPQSEGIDPAILAACHITGVDRVFQVGGAQSIAALAYGTESIPKVDKIVGPGNQFVSLSKQLLYGVVGIDQIAGPSEIALIADEHSNVDYIIQDLLAQAEHDEQARTFLVSTDKSFLTKVNEQLPEAIAQSPRKEIIAESIKNFHYSILTQDVNETIEVMNEIAPEHLSIQTTDPSAYIGKIKYVGAMFLGQYSPEAIGDYSAGPSHVLPTDQTARFSNGLTVNDFLTSHSVIHLDEQAYRSIAPSAISLANEEGLYQHKQSLEVRLTNNKES, encoded by the coding sequence ATGCTATCTAAATCAGAATTTTTCACTCAATTTAATAAAGATACGAAGTCAGACGAACAAAATACCGAAATCGTAAAAAATATTATTCAAAATGTGAAAGAAAATAAAGACGAAGCGTTATTTAAATATAACCAACAATTCGACAAAGTAGATTTAACTCAACTTGAAGTACCTCAACAAGAAATACGTAACAGTATTAATCTCATCTCTGACGAATTAAAAGAAGCGCTTTTAAAAAGTCACGAACAGATTAAATCATTTCAACAAAAGATAAAGCATGAAAATGTAACAACCGGCCAAACTTACCAACTCTATCACCCAATTGAAAAAGTAGGTATTTACGTACCTGGTGGTAAAGCAAGTTACCCTTCTACAGTGTTAATGACTGCCACGTTAGCTAAAGTAGCAAACGTGAAAGAAATTATTGTTGTAACGCCTCCACAAAGTGAAGGTATTGATCCAGCTATTTTAGCAGCTTGTCACATTACTGGTGTAGATCGTGTATTCCAAGTTGGTGGCGCGCAAAGTATTGCTGCACTCGCTTATGGAACTGAATCAATTCCTAAAGTAGATAAAATTGTCGGTCCAGGTAACCAATTTGTTTCTTTAAGTAAACAACTACTTTACGGTGTTGTTGGCATTGACCAAATTGCTGGTCCTAGTGAAATTGCCTTAATTGCTGATGAACATTCAAATGTAGATTATATTATACAAGACCTACTCGCACAGGCTGAGCATGATGAACAAGCACGTACATTTCTTGTTTCAACAGATAAATCATTTTTAACTAAAGTAAATGAACAGCTTCCTGAAGCAATTGCACAGTCACCTAGAAAAGAAATTATTGCGGAAAGCATTAAGAACTTCCACTATTCAATACTGACGCAAGATGTTAACGAAACAATTGAAGTGATGAATGAAATTGCACCTGAACACTTATCTATACAAACGACAGATCCAAGTGCATATATTGGAAAGATAAAATACGTTGGTGCAATGTTCCTAGGTCAATATTCACCTGAAGCTATAGGCGACTATTCTGCTGGTCCAAGCCATGTCTTACCTACAGATCAAACAGCACGATTTTCTAACGGATTAACTGTTAATGATTTCTTAACGAGCCACTCTGTTATTCATTTAGATGAACAAGCATATCGCTCCATTGCACCAAGTGCGATTTCATTGGCAAATGAAGAAGGTTTATATCAACATAAACAATCTTTAGAAGTGAGATTAACAAACAACAAGGAGTCGTAA
- the hisG gene encoding ATP phosphoribosyltransferase, with the protein MLTVALSKGRLLKDFIKFIESNGNVKWADALNNRERKLQIQIEDIRFILVKGNDVPTYVEEGIADIGITGSDILDEKDKLNVNNLVDLPFGYCHFAVASKPDVTEYNKIATTYVKTTKAYFKNKGQDVSIIPLSGSVELAAVVNMVDAIVDIVQTGTTLKSNGLVEKESIGDINAKLITNKHAFFSKSKKIESFIEEIGVSLNAI; encoded by the coding sequence ATGTTAACAGTAGCGCTAAGTAAAGGTCGTTTATTAAAAGATTTTATTAAATTTATTGAATCAAATGGGAATGTTAAATGGGCAGATGCTCTGAATAATAGAGAAAGAAAACTTCAAATACAAATTGAAGATATTAGATTTATCTTAGTTAAAGGTAATGACGTGCCGACCTATGTTGAAGAAGGTATCGCTGATATCGGCATAACAGGTAGTGACATTCTAGATGAAAAGGACAAACTAAATGTTAATAACTTAGTGGATTTACCTTTCGGATATTGTCACTTCGCCGTAGCGAGCAAACCTGACGTCACTGAATATAATAAAATTGCGACGACTTATGTAAAAACAACTAAAGCTTATTTTAAAAATAAAGGACAAGATGTTTCAATCATTCCACTTTCCGGTTCTGTTGAATTAGCAGCCGTCGTTAATATGGTGGATGCGATCGTCGACATCGTTCAAACGGGCACAACTTTAAAATCTAACGGATTAGTTGAGAAAGAATCTATTGGCGATATTAACGCAAAATTAATCACAAACAAACATGCTTTCTTTAGTAAATCTAAAAAAATCGAATCATTTATCGAAGAAATTGGGGTGTCCTTAAATGCTATCTAA
- a CDS encoding ATP phosphoribosyltransferase regulatory subunit: protein MEYVRYTDDVISNKEKELKFLKYFNDKSFEVIDMGFIEKLQWNQLTQDDLNSLDTRSIWKNGGSFYSLRNDWTDQIQHYSREYQLKASRVTYAGPISINERIYTNLGVEIFNPNRNDMLQCYSLIYDFIQKELDLNVDFAVIGHYQLFDLLLPKEEQTDELFQAISERNISKISKLLPQDHTLVQLLKTPTHQQLDFLTKVADVNHPTYESLQYWKAALEDSGINHIHLDITTMPPKSYYVGSFIQLYQNNHRSPIASGGHYKGTLEGFGFGIQLT, encoded by the coding sequence ATGGAATATGTACGTTATACAGACGATGTCATAAGTAATAAAGAAAAAGAATTAAAGTTCTTAAAATATTTTAACGACAAATCATTTGAAGTGATCGATATGGGGTTTATTGAAAAACTTCAATGGAATCAACTTACTCAAGATGACTTGAATAGCTTAGATACTAGAAGTATATGGAAAAATGGTGGTTCTTTCTATAGTTTAAGAAACGATTGGACGGACCAAATTCAACATTATAGTCGAGAATATCAATTGAAAGCATCACGTGTCACTTATGCTGGCCCTATTTCAATTAATGAACGTATTTATACAAATCTTGGTGTTGAAATTTTCAACCCTAATCGTAATGATATGTTGCAATGTTATTCACTCATTTATGATTTCATTCAAAAAGAATTGGACTTGAATGTGGACTTTGCTGTAATCGGACATTACCAACTATTTGATTTACTATTACCTAAAGAAGAACAAACAGATGAATTATTCCAAGCAATTAGCGAAAGAAATATCTCAAAAATTTCAAAATTATTGCCACAGGATCATACGTTAGTTCAATTATTAAAAACACCAACACATCAACAATTAGATTTTTTAACGAAAGTTGCTGATGTCAATCATCCAACTTATGAATCATTACAATATTGGAAAGCTGCTTTAGAAGATTCTGGTATCAATCATATTCATTTAGACATAACAACGATGCCTCCTAAATCTTATTATGTAGGCAGTTTTATTCAACTTTATCAAAATAACCACCGCTCTCCTATTGCATCGGGTGGCCATTATAAAGGTACTTTGGAAGGTTTCGGGTTCGGTATTCAATTAACTTAG
- a CDS encoding MFS transporter, producing MKNSSFKKLFIILSIIVAVSGFSQGMLLPLISVIFERNGISSSLNGLHATSLYIGVFLSSFFIEGLVRKSGFKYMILIGGALVAVSLLLFPTLKSLSIWFILRLIIGIGDNMLHFSTQTWLTHITPKEKLGKTISVYGFSFSAGFMVGPLLAKLVDVSESLPFIISACLSVFTISLILFIHNDFPSSNVRPVNMINTLKNFGDVLKTSWIAFMFPFLYGLFEAGLHSNFPVYALRNNLDVTSITLILPAFSLGALISQVPLGMLSDIHGRKKVLSILTLLGSITFMFGDFLPTSTFIMMALFLIAGLFTGSFYGLGVSFMTDLTPKNNLPAGNLMIAMSFSIGSIVGPMIGGMIIQISNGTIFFTLIASFVFIVFLLLQTQKRPTQITE from the coding sequence ATGAAAAATTCTTCATTCAAAAAATTATTTATTATCCTTTCGATTATAGTGGCAGTTTCTGGTTTCTCACAAGGAATGCTTCTACCATTAATTTCAGTTATTTTTGAACGTAATGGTATTTCCAGTTCTCTCAACGGACTACACGCCACTTCACTCTATATTGGTGTCTTTCTTTCATCTTTTTTTATTGAAGGGTTAGTACGTAAAAGTGGTTTTAAATATATGATTTTAATCGGTGGTGCACTCGTTGCGGTATCTCTATTGTTATTCCCGACTTTAAAATCATTATCCATCTGGTTTATTTTAAGATTAATTATCGGTATAGGCGACAACATGTTACACTTCAGCACGCAAACTTGGCTCACACATATCACACCTAAAGAAAAATTAGGCAAAACGATTTCCGTTTATGGCTTTAGTTTTTCAGCTGGTTTTATGGTTGGACCTTTACTAGCTAAACTCGTGGATGTTTCAGAATCGTTACCATTTATCATTTCTGCATGTTTATCAGTCTTCACGATATCACTCATTCTATTCATTCATAATGACTTTCCATCATCGAATGTTAGACCAGTTAATATGATCAATACATTGAAGAATTTTGGTGATGTTTTAAAAACATCATGGATTGCATTTATGTTTCCATTCTTATACGGCTTATTCGAAGCAGGATTGCACAGTAATTTCCCTGTGTATGCATTAAGAAATAATTTAGACGTAACAAGCATTACGCTAATATTACCAGCATTTAGTTTAGGGGCATTAATATCCCAAGTTCCACTAGGTATGTTAAGCGATATACACGGCAGAAAAAAGGTGTTATCCATTCTTACTTTATTAGGTAGTATTACATTTATGTTTGGTGATTTCTTACCAACATCTACCTTTATCATGATGGCACTGTTTCTCATAGCAGGATTATTTACAGGATCATTTTATGGACTTGGTGTTAGTTTCATGACCGATTTAACACCAAAAAACAATCTACCAGCAGGTAATTTAATGATAGCAATGTCATTTAGTATCGGGAGTATCGTTGGTCCAATGATTGGTGGAATGATCATTCAAATTTCAAATGGAACAATATTCTTCACACTTATAGCTTCGTTTGTATTTATAGTATTTTTATTATTACAAACGCAGAAAAGACCAACGCAAATAACAGAATAA
- a CDS encoding nicotinate phosphoribosyltransferase, with amino-acid sequence MYKYEDDSLMLHTDLYQINMGETYWNDGIHERTAVFDLYFRSMPFNSGYAIFSGLERIVQFIENFRFSESDIEYLREVGYQDDYLEYLANLRFTGNIRSMKEGELCFNNEPLIRVEAPLIQAQLMETALLNIVNFQTLIATKASRIKQVVHDEIVMEFGTRRAQEMDAAIWGARAAVIGGFDSTSNVRAGKLFGIPISGTHAHSMVQTYDDEYIAFKKYAERHKNCVFLVDTFHTLKSGVPNAIKVAKELGDKINFIGIRLDSGDIAYLSKEARRMLDEAGFQDAKIFASNDLDEETITSLKAQGAKVTAWGVGTKLITAYDQPALGAVYKLVAIEDEHGELSDRIKISNNAEKVTTPGKKNVYRIINTKTNKSEGDYITLEQENPNEEERLKMFHPVHTYKMKYIKHFNAVDLHHDIFENGKRVYELPMIEEIKQFALNNLDILWEENKRYLNPEEYPVDLSKACWDNKNKKIFEVAERVAESIKDVE; translated from the coding sequence ATGTATAAATATGAAGACGATAGTTTGATGTTGCATACGGATTTATATCAAATCAATATGGGGGAAACTTATTGGAATGATGGGATTCATGAACGTACTGCAGTATTTGATCTTTATTTTAGAAGTATGCCTTTTAATAGTGGCTATGCCATTTTTAGTGGATTAGAGAGAATTGTTCAGTTCATAGAAAACTTTAGATTTTCCGAATCAGATATTGAGTATTTACGTGAAGTTGGCTATCAAGATGATTATTTAGAGTACTTAGCTAATTTAAGATTTACTGGAAATATAAGATCGATGAAAGAAGGGGAATTATGTTTTAATAATGAACCTTTGATTAGAGTAGAAGCACCATTGATTCAAGCACAATTAATGGAGACTGCTTTGCTTAATATCGTTAACTTCCAAACATTAATCGCTACGAAGGCGAGTCGTATAAAACAAGTTGTCCATGATGAAATCGTTATGGAGTTTGGTACAAGAAGAGCGCAAGAAATGGATGCTGCTATTTGGGGAGCAAGAGCGGCGGTCATTGGTGGATTTGATTCAACAAGTAACGTAAGAGCAGGTAAATTATTCGGTATACCGATTTCTGGAACACATGCGCATTCAATGGTTCAAACATATGATGATGAATATATTGCTTTCAAAAAATATGCCGAAAGACATAAAAATTGTGTTTTCCTTGTAGATACATTCCACACATTAAAATCTGGTGTACCTAATGCAATTAAAGTTGCTAAAGAATTAGGCGACAAAATTAATTTCATAGGTATACGTTTAGATTCTGGAGATATTGCTTATCTTTCTAAAGAAGCGAGAAGAATGCTTGATGAAGCAGGATTCCAAGATGCTAAAATATTTGCATCAAATGATCTTGATGAAGAAACAATCACAAGTTTAAAAGCACAAGGTGCAAAAGTCACAGCTTGGGGTGTCGGTACAAAATTAATTACTGCATATGATCAACCAGCATTAGGTGCTGTATATAAACTTGTCGCAATAGAAGATGAACATGGTGAACTTTCTGATCGTATTAAAATTTCTAACAATGCAGAAAAAGTAACAACACCTGGTAAAAAAAATGTATATCGTATTATTAATACGAAGACAAATAAATCTGAAGGGGATTATATTACTTTAGAGCAAGAAAATCCTAATGAAGAAGAACGTTTGAAAATGTTCCATCCCGTTCATACGTATAAAATGAAATATATTAAACACTTTAATGCAGTAGATTTACATCACGATATTTTTGAAAATGGTAAACGTGTTTATGAATTACCAATGATAGAAGAAATTAAACAATTTGCTTTGAATAATCTTGATATTTTATGGGAAGAGAATAAAAGATATCTTAATCCAGAAGAGTATCCAGTGGACTTAAGTAAAGCATGCTGGGACAATAAGAATAAGAAGATTTTTGAAGTGGCAGAACGTGTTGCCGAATCTATAAAGGATGTGGAGTAA
- the nadE gene encoding ammonia-dependent NAD(+) synthetase, translating to MRDIQSIIVKEMKVKPEINPKAEFEEIKHFLKSYIKAHSFVKSVVLGISGGQDSTLLGKIAQLTIDELNAEENEDYQFIAVRLPYGEQIDEADTQDALNFIQPSKRVTVNIKAAVDASIQSLQEAGIELTDFQKGNEKARERMKVQYSIASAHNGIVLGTDHSAENITGFFTKFGDGACDIAPLFGLNKRQGKAILKYLDGPDHLINKVPTADLEEDKPALPDEEALGVTYDAIDDFLEGKKVDQKAQDIIENHYVRNAHKREIPYTRYTWPK from the coding sequence ATGAGAGATATACAGTCAATCATCGTCAAAGAAATGAAAGTTAAACCGGAAATTAATCCGAAAGCAGAATTTGAAGAAATTAAACACTTTTTAAAATCATATATTAAAGCACATAGCTTTGTGAAGTCTGTTGTATTAGGTATATCTGGTGGTCAAGATTCAACGTTGTTAGGTAAAATCGCGCAATTAACGATTGATGAATTAAACGCTGAAGAAAATGAAGATTATCAATTTATCGCAGTACGATTACCTTATGGAGAACAGATTGATGAAGCAGATACACAAGATGCGTTGAACTTTATTCAACCAAGTAAACGCGTAACAGTAAATATTAAAGCAGCTGTTGATGCAAGTATTCAATCATTACAAGAAGCGGGCATCGAACTGACAGATTTCCAAAAAGGAAACGAAAAAGCGAGAGAAAGAATGAAAGTTCAATATTCAATCGCATCAGCGCATAACGGTATCGTACTGGGTACGGATCATTCAGCTGAGAACATTACTGGCTTCTTCACTAAATTTGGAGATGGTGCATGTGATATCGCACCATTATTTGGATTGAATAAGAGACAAGGTAAAGCTATCTTGAAATATTTAGATGGACCAGATCACTTAATCAATAAAGTACCAACAGCTGATTTAGAAGAAGATAAACCAGCATTACCTGATGAAGAAGCATTAGGCGTTACTTACGACGCGATAGATGATTTCTTAGAAGGTAAAAAAGTCGACCAAAAAGCGCAAGATATCATTGAAAATCATTATGTAAGAAATGCACATAAGAGAGAAATACCTTACACAAGGTACACATGGCCTAAATAA
- a CDS encoding DUF2179 domain-containing protein, producing MSAILDNPWLMVLSIFVINIVYVSCLTMRTILTLKGYRYIAAAVSILEVVVYVIGLGLVINSLDQVQNILAYALGFAAGIIVGMKIEEKIALGYIVVNVTTAEYETDLPRKLRDLGYGVTHYVAKGRDGDRLVMQILTPRKFEFKLMDTIKQLDSKAFVIAYEPKNIHGGFWVKGVRSKKLKAYDTDEV from the coding sequence ATGTCCGCGATATTAGATAATCCATGGTTAATGGTACTTTCTATATTTGTTATTAATATAGTTTATGTATCTTGTTTAACAATGAGAACGATATTAACACTTAAAGGCTATCGATATATAGCAGCAGCTGTAAGTATACTTGAAGTAGTAGTCTATGTTATTGGTTTAGGTCTTGTAATCAATAGTTTAGATCAAGTTCAAAATATTTTAGCTTATGCATTAGGATTTGCTGCAGGTATTATTGTCGGTATGAAAATAGAAGAGAAAATTGCATTAGGTTACATCGTAGTCAATGTAACAACAGCTGAGTATGAAACAGATTTACCAAGAAAGCTAAGAGACTTAGGTTATGGTGTAACACATTACGTAGCTAAAGGTAGAGATGGCGATCGATTAGTAATGCAAATTTTAACACCGCGTAAGTTTGAATTTAAGTTAATGGATACAATTAAGCAATTAGATTCAAAAGCCTTCGTTATCGCATATGAACCGAAGAATATCCATGGTGGATTCTGGGTTAAAGGCGTACGAAGTAAAAAATTAAAGGCGTATGATACAGATGAAGTTTAG
- a CDS encoding NETI motif-containing protein — protein sequence MKFRVEDNETIEMCLKRMRDQGYTPVKRFEKPVFIEKENGEIEVLKQEIQFVGKKL from the coding sequence ATGAAGTTTAGAGTCGAAGATAATGAAACGATAGAAATGTGTTTGAAACGCATGCGTGATCAAGGATATACGCCTGTGAAAAGATTTGAAAAGCCAGTCTTTATAGAAAAAGAAAATGGTGAAATAGAAGTTTTAAAACAAGAAATACAATTTGTAGGAAAGAAATTATAA
- the purB gene encoding adenylosuccinate lyase: MIERYSREEMANIWTEQNRFEAWLEVEILACEAWSKLGHIPAEDVKLIRQNAKVDVDRAKEIEQETRHDVVAFTRQVSETLGEERKWVHYGLTSTDVVDTALSYVVKQANEIIEKDLEKFLEVLKNKAIEHKTTLMMGRTHGVHAEPTTFGIKMALWYTEMKRNLERFKRVREEIEVGKMSGAVGTFANIPPEIEEHVCTELGLDCAPVSTQTLQRDRHAYYIATLGLIATSIEKFAVEVRGLQKTETREVEEAFAKGQKGSSAMPHKRNPIGSENVTGLARVIRGYVTTAYENVPLWHERDISHSSAERIMLPDVTIALDYALNRFTNIIDRLTVYPENMKRNIDKTFGLIYSQRVMLTLINKGMVREEAYDIVQPKAMESWETQTPFRTLVEQDEKITNLLNNEELDECFDENHHLNQVDTIFKRAGIE; encoded by the coding sequence ATGATTGAACGTTATTCTAGAGAAGAAATGGCTAATATTTGGACTGAACAAAATCGCTTTGAAGCATGGTTAGAGGTTGAAATACTAGCGTGTGAGGCATGGAGCAAGTTAGGACATATTCCAGCTGAAGATGTAAAACTAATTAGACAAAATGCTAAAGTCGACGTTGATAGAGCAAAAGAAATTGAACAAGAAACAAGACACGATGTTGTTGCATTTACAAGACAAGTTTCTGAAACATTAGGTGAAGAACGTAAATGGGTACATTACGGTTTAACGTCTACAGATGTTGTAGATACAGCGTTAAGTTATGTTGTTAAACAAGCAAATGAAATTATTGAAAAAGACTTAGAGAAATTCTTAGAAGTATTAAAGAATAAAGCAATTGAACATAAAACGACATTAATGATGGGTAGAACACATGGTGTACATGCTGAGCCAACGACTTTTGGTATTAAAATGGCTTTATGGTATACAGAAATGAAACGTAACCTTGAAAGATTCAAGCGTGTTCGTGAAGAAATTGAAGTAGGTAAAATGAGTGGTGCTGTTGGTACTTTCGCAAATATCCCTCCTGAAATTGAAGAACATGTTTGTACTGAACTTGGGTTAGATTGTGCACCAGTATCAACTCAAACTTTACAACGTGATCGTCATGCATACTATATTGCTACTTTAGGCTTAATCGCAACTTCAATTGAAAAATTTGCTGTTGAAGTTCGTGGACTTCAAAAAACAGAAACACGTGAAGTTGAAGAAGCATTCGCTAAAGGACAAAAAGGTTCATCAGCGATGCCTCATAAACGTAACCCAATCGGTTCTGAAAACGTAACTGGTTTAGCGCGTGTGATTAGAGGATATGTAACGACTGCATATGAAAATGTACCTTTATGGCATGAAAGAGATATTTCACATTCTTCTGCTGAACGTATTATGTTACCAGATGTAACTATCGCTTTAGATTACGCTTTAAACAGATTCACTAACATTATTGATCGCTTAACTGTATATCCTGAAAATATGAAACGTAATATCGATAAAACATTCGGTTTAATCTATTCACAACGTGTGATGCTTACGTTAATTAACAAAGGTATGGTTAGAGAAGAAGCTTATGATATTGTACAACCTAAAGCAATGGAATCATGGGAAACTCAAACACCATTTAGAACTTTAGTGGAACAAGATGAAAAAATCACAAACCTTCTTAATAATGAAGAATTAGACGAATGTTTCGATGAAAATCATCATTTAAATCAAGTAGATACTATCTTTAAAAGAGCTGGTATAGAATAA